A window of the Brassica napus cultivar Da-Ae chromosome C5, Da-Ae, whole genome shotgun sequence genome harbors these coding sequences:
- the LOC125587219 gene encoding uncharacterized protein LOC125587219 — MQQSTPRINAISKQIQPQKDEILEISIDEADQRKVIRVVAFLSDEIQRAIIDFLKKNMSTFAWTTSDMNGINPTITSHKLNVDPTIKPIRQKRCKLGPERSKAVNEEVERLLAAGSIAEVRYPEWLANPVAVKKNNGKWRVCVDLTNLNNACPKDSYPLLHIDQLVETTAGNELLTFMNAFSGYNQIMMHPDDREKTAFITGRGTYCYKVIPFGLKNAGVTYQRVINRMFANKLGNTMEVYIDGMLVKSLRAADHLNHLRECFKMLNEYGMKLNPAKCTFRVTSGEFLGYIVTQRGIGANHTQITAILDLPSPKNRREVRRLTGKIAALNRFISRSTDKCLPFYELLRGNKRFVWDEKCEEAFGQLKQYLMTPLVVSKPEAGDTLSLSLYITASSTAVSSALIREYRGEQKPIVCTSKRMTDQETRYPTLEKMALVVITSARKLRPYFQSHTIEVLTIQPLRTSPTGELIRQSLSFGFTASHNEGEYESLIAGLRPAKAVKAKRLSTYCDSQLITSQFSGDYDARNKRMDAYLKVVQTLAKDFEFFELTKVPRGENVCADALFALGNRRRHQVKRTIPIHKIDKPSIELTSEGMTIVAAISEAVPMEDDSATEQIDTPDWRTDFIDYLVDLPPEKWIARRLKTRSAHNVVLDGELHRWTATKVLLKCIHGEETRLVMAETHECAAGNRSGGRALALKVKSLGFYWPTMNTEALADNDGSVPFHAMGNGHNRVYASSRHKGFVLVLTDYFKKWIEAEAFANITEKEVQGFVWKNIICRHGLPYEIVTDNGSQFISNKFQKFCERWRIRLNTSSPRYPQSNCQAEASNKIIIDGLKKRLDLKKGCWADELDGVLWSHRTTPRGATKSTPFSMAHGVEAMAPAEVNVTSLR; from the exons ATGCAGCAGTCAACTCCTCGCATCAACGCGATCTCGAAGCAGATCCAGCCTCAGAAGGACGAGATCCTGGAGATCTCAATTGACGAGGCCGACCAAAGAAAGGTAATCCGAGTCGTTGCATTCCTCTCCGACGAAATTCAACGCGCGATCATCGACTTTCTGAAGAAGAACATGTCCACGTTTGCATGGACCACCTCAGATATGAATGGTATCAACCCCACCATCACGTCCCACAAGTTGAATGTAGATCCGACTATCAAGCCCATCCGGCAAAAACGATGTAAACTTGGTCCTGAGCGAAGCAAAGCCGTCAACGAGGAAGTCGAGCGACTGCTCGCAGCCGGCTCTATCGCGGAGGTTCGATACCCGGAATGGTTAGCCAACCCAGTTGCAGTTAAGAAAAATAACGGAAAATGGCGCGTCTGCGTCGACTTAACCAATCTAAACAACGCCTGCCCGAAAGACAGTTACCCGCTTCTGCATATCGATCAACTAGTCGAAACGACTGCTGGAAACGAACTACTAACCTTCATGAACGCCTTCTCAGGATATAACCAGATCATGATGCACCCGGATGATCGAGAAAAGACAGCATTCATCACGGGCCGGGGGACATACTGCTACAAAGTAATACCGTTCGGCCTCAAGAACGCAGGAGTGACTTATCAACGAGTCATCAATCGAATGTTTGCCAACAAACTTGGAAACACGATGGAAGTCTACATTGACGGCATGCTGGTTAAGTCACTTCGTGCGGCGGACCATCTCAATCACCTGAGGGAGTGCTTCAAGATGCTGAACGAGTACGGGATGAAACTCAACCCAGCAAAATGTACCTTCCGCGTCACCTCGGGCGAGTTCTTGGGTTACATTGTCACCCAGCGAGGAATCGGGGCAAATCATACCCAGATCACTGCGATACTTGACCTCCCCAGCCCAAAGAACAGGCGAGAGGTCCGGCGACTGACCGGAAAAATCGCGGCGCTTAACCGTTTCATCTCTCGATCTACTGACAAGTGCCTTCCATTCTACGAGTTACTACGCGGTAACAAACGTTTTGTCTGGGATGAGAAGTGCGAAGAAGCATTTGGGCAGCTCAAGCAGTATCTTATGACTCCTCTCGTGGTGTCCAAACCCGAAGCCGGtgacactctctctctctctctctatatcacGGCCTCTTCTACAGCAGTGAGCAGCGCCCTCATCCGAGAATATCGAGGCGAACAAAAGCCTATCGTCTGCACGAGCAAGCGGATGACCGACCAAGAGACTCGATACCCTACACTCGAGAAAATGGCCCTTGTCGTTATTACTTCAGCGAGGAAACTACGTCCTTACTTCCAATCGCACACGATCGAAGTACTGACGATTCAACCCCTTCGCACC TCACCAACAGGCGAATTAATCAGGCAGTCGTTAAGCTTTGGTTTCACCGCTTCGCACAACGAAGGAGAGTACGAGTCGCTCATTGCAGGATTACGACCTGCTAAGGCGGTCAAGGCAAAACGGCTCAGTACATACTGCGACTCGCAACTCATCACTAGTCAGTTCAGCGGCGACTACGACGCCCGCAACAAGCGAATGGACGCCTACCTTAAAGTTGTCCAAACACTCGCTAAGGACTTTGAGTTCTTCGAACTTACCAAAGTTCCTAGAGGGGAAAACGTGTGCGCCGACGCCCTCTTCGCCTTAGGCAACAGACGACGACATCAAGTTAAACGAACCATCCCGATCCATAAGATCGACAAACCGAGCATCGAGCTAACATCCGAAGGAATGACCATCGTGGCGGCCATATCCGAAGCTGTTCCAATGGAAGACGACTCCGCGACAGAACAAATCGATACCCCCGATTGGAGGACAGATTTCATCGACTACCTTGTCGATTTACCCCCCGAGAAGTGGATCGCGAGACGACTCAAAACACGAAGTGCTCACAACGTCGTCTTGGATGGAGAGCTCCACCGATGGACCGCAACTAAAGTACTCTTGAAATGCATCCATGGCGAAGAAACACGTCTCGTCATGGCTGAAACGCACGAATGCGCCGCAGGAAATCGTTCTGGAGGACGAGCACTCGCATTAAAAGTCAAAAGCCTCGGCTTTTACTGGCCAACGATGAACACGGA AGCTCTTGCGGACAATGACGGCTCCGTACCCTttcatgcgatggggaatggacataATCGGGTCTACGCAAGCTCCCGCCATAAGGGTTTCGTCCTAGTCTTAACCGACTATTTCAAGAAATGGATTGAGGCGGAAGCTTTCGCCAACATAACAGAAAAAGAGGTCCAAGGGTTCGTCTGGAAGAACATCATATGTCGCCACGGCCTGCCTTACGAGATAGTGACCGACAATGGCTCGCAGTTCATATCGAACAAGTTTCAAAAATTCTGTGAGAGGTGGAGAATCCGCCTCAACACATCAAGCCCGAGATACCCGCAAAGTAATTGTCAAGCCGAGGCGTCTAACAAGATAATaatcgacggactgaagaaacgcctCGACTTGAAAAAGGGATGTTGGGCCGATGAACTCGACGGCGTCCTTTGGTCGCATAGAACGACTCCTCGAGGAGCGACTAAGTCAACTCCTTTCTCGATGGCCCATGGAGTCGAGGCTATGGCTCCCGCAGAGGTGAATGTAACCAGCCTACGATGA
- the LOC125587220 gene encoding meiosis-specific protein ASY2-like — MVMAAEIDVSMSVRAFEELTYLKSMGDGLFSIQMRPNYNVIVGYPNRTNHWQRFYFFVKSDEFAFEDPPGDVFRFLWNPDLEFIANARVVASLAQESWENITVERIRRAVYRISKRDWLSDLLPLVTGKKHRFLIFTRAEQKKINEARKMTTLPDLSAFLGSRLGGPSSNEPILVSSEATREETLTASPQSAVVPDPVVSELSEGSLAPEVVEPEKTKKKGKKRAASGISVSSVEGTSAEAQSNEPSKKKTKEKKRKKFVEEQTEPDEVAEGREIVVHDGSGRGAAARAEGGSNDSPGAPLERKKRKKQSVDHDVPVSTERDDYHASEEREFKYDGDIPLSYASAECAELIRQMRGGPRDMPPVSDLFFKDAYVNADRTKSDGSMNFAIEKYDTALKDTLAQLGKAEKLAQVRGEALTRKSSEFKKTIDLAVVERDQLLAGKKAHKERFLERFGELKDKFRSSHERVKELEREKAVLEAEKATLEEEKKDASLRHMREINRLKESRSFEVTHERVRIHTEMIAKSNRRFNNIRNREVSHKDFDHARLLYSQAFGTKKCLEALKANGRDIPQGVIDVFSEQEKHFELEAKQLDVGEIPKTGLSFSPLLLDSPFMNKHVLAGLYPYGSNAGLVDPGTAVILRTPSSSHGEQSSDRLDDPTPFVELNAAPAANEHGASKETSDNAPQLGGKVVTSLGGTQVGEGVLEISDSSSEDRSERDPVEKMMGPELDDVEKSPGARSEPVETVEATPVDEQTEGISVDPPNSSADVPDGSVPPVIKASEDYPQMLLLFLLVFLLSFGPARLLVLQPFSLKLYFEFR; from the exons ATGGTGATGGCAGCGGAGATCGACGTGTCGATGAGCGTTCGAGCCTTTGAAGAATTGACATATCTTAAGTCGATGGGGGATGGACTATTTTCGATTCAGATGAGGCCGAACTACAACGTGATCGTCGGTTATCCCAACAGGACGAATCATTGGCAGCGTTTCTACTTCTTCGTCAAGTCAGACGAATTTGCTTTCGAGGACCCGCCCGGCGATGTCTTTCGTTTTTTATGGAACCCCGATCTTG AGTTTATAGCAAACGCTCGCGTTGTCGCGTCGCTTGCTCAAGAGAGTTGGGAGAACATTACTGTCGAGAGGATTCGACGAGCCGTCTATAGGATCTCGAAGA GGGATTGGTTGTCCGATCTGCTACCGTTGGTGACTGGCAAGAAACACAGATTCTTGATCTTTACCAGAGCGGAGCAGAAGAAGATAAACGAGGCCAGGAAGATGACAACCTTGCCAGATCTAAGTGCGTTTTTAGGAAGCCGTTTGGGCGGTCCGTCGAGTAACGAACCGATTTTAGTTTCTAGTGAGGCGACTCGAGAAGAAACTTTGACTGCGAGCCCTCAGTCGGCGGTGGTCCCCGATCCGGTGGTTTCCGAGCTCTCGGAGGGGAGCCTCGCTCCAGAAGTAGTCGAACCGGAGAAAACtaagaagaaaggaaagaagCGGGCAGCTTCTGGTATTTCCGTTTCGTCGGTCGAAGGGACTTCGGCAGAGGCGCAATCCAACGAGCCTTCCAAGAAAAAGACGAAggaaaagaagaggaagaagtttGTCGAAGAGCAGACCGAGCCCGATGAGGTTGCGGAAGGTCGAGAGATCGTGGTCCATGATGGTTCTGGTCGCGGTGCTGCTGCACGTGCTGAAGGCGGATCGAATGATTCGCCGGGTGCTCCTctagagaggaagaagagaaagaaacagTCTGTCGACCATGATGTGCCGGTTTCGACTGAGCGAGATGACTATCATGCGTCAGAGGAGAGAG AGTTTAAATATGACGGGGACATTCCTCTCTCGTACGCGTCAGCTGAATGCGCTGAACTTATCCGCCAGATGCGGGGCGGGCCGAGGGACATGCCACCGGTGAGCGATCTGTTCTTCAAAGACGCTTATGTCAACGCGGATCGAACCAAA AGTGACGGGAGCATGAACTTTGCCATCGAGAAATACGACACGGCGTTGAAGGACACACTGGCCCAGCTGGGTAAGGCCGAGAAGCTGGCGCAGGTGAGGGGCGAGGCCCTTACTCGTAAATCGAGTGAGTTCAAGAAGACCATCGATCTGGCTGTCGTAGAGCGCGATCAACTGCTCGCGGGAAAGAAAGCCCATAAGGAGAGGTTTCTGGAGAGGTTTGGGGAGTTGAAGGACAAGTTTAGATCGTCTCATGAAAGAGTTAAGGAACTCGAACGAGAGAAGGCGGTCTTGGAGGCGGAGAAAGCTACTctagaggaagagaagaaagatgcgTCCCTTAGACACATGAGGGAGATCAACCGGTTGAAAGAGTCTCGAAGTTTTGAGGTTACCCATGAACGGGTAAGAATTCATACAGAAATGATCGCAAAGAGCAATCGTCGATTCAACAATATTCGTAACCGGGAGGTCAGTCATAAGGATTTCGATCATGCCCGTCTCTTATACAGTCAAGCCTTTGGTACGAAGAAATGCCTTGAAGCTTTAAAGGCAAATGGACGTGATATCCCGCAAGGCGTTATCGATGTGTTCTCTGAACAGGAAAAGCATTTTGAACTCGAGGCCAAGCAACTCGACGTTGGTGAGATCCCTAAGACTGGTTTATCTTTCTCTCCACTTTTACTCGACTCACCGTTCATGAACAAACATGTCTTGGCGGGGCTCTATCCTTACGGGTCAAACGCCGGCCTTGTCGATCCCGGGACTGCGGTCATTCTTCGGACTCCGAGCAGTTCTCATGGCGAACAGTCGAGCGATCGTCTTGATGATCCCACTCCCTTCGTCGAACTCAACGCTGCGCCTGCTGCAAACGAGCATGGTGCCTCCAAAGAAACCTCTGACAATGCTCCGCAGTTAGGTGGCAAGGTCGTAACCTCGCTGGGAGGTACACAAGTTGGTGAAGGGGTCTTGGAGATTTCAGACTCTTCTTCGGAGGATCGGAGTGAGAGAGATCCAGTTGAGAAGATGATGGGTCCGGAGTTGGATGACGTGGAGAAGAGTCCGGGTGCAAGGTCAGAACCTGTCGAGACTGTAGAAGCCACGCCCGTCGATGAACAGACGGAAGGGATCAGCGTAGATCCCCCGAATTCTTCCGCCGACGTCCCTGACGGATCAGTTCCCCCAGTTATTAAGGCTTCTGAAGATTATCCCcaaatgttgttgttgtttctcttagtctttttgctctcttttgGCCCTGCGAGGCTTTTGGTGTTGCAACCCTTTTCAttaaaactctattttgaatTTCGCTAA
- the LOC106451822 gene encoding uncharacterized protein LOC106451822 yields the protein MSPSRQTSNGSRCSCVIDGITGDDSGESFVLTCNHCNGSNSIKPDLSSSCSPSGSKSDDSEKLRRIIVASIKAFSIGTGIKGGLAIFSIFARLARRRSSSQSRRTGDFSNSEAIAMGIKETLRYGLFLGTFAGTFVSVDEAISSLAGDQRTAKWRALFAGLVAGPSMLLTGPNTQHTSLAVYILMRAAVLASRCGIKSKRFGSICKPLTWKHGDLFLMCLSSSQILSSYILKQHSLPSSYKSFLNKQGGKDLSIIQGVKDIASAKPFTNLRAIEKYYKSVGVDIKLDPNMKVPCSIIHGKESCTKHALTFFLQAYKRALPVYVPVYLIPALIVHRQDLLKKQYSILGKGLLGTARSSLFLSTYCTSSWAWTCLLFRIFETCSIPIVAIATFPTGLALAIEKKSRRIEISLYCLARAIESFFTCMTDAGYIRPPKILKRADVVVFSVSTAIIMHCYAQEREVFRSKYLNVLDWVCGVPPPREKT from the exons ATGTCACCCTCTCGCCAGACGTCGAACGGTTCTCGCTGCTCATGCGTCATCGATGGAATCACCGGCGATGATTCCGGTGAATCGTTTGTCCTTACATGCAACCATTGCAACGGGTCCAATTCGATAAAACCCGATCTCTCGTCCTCTTGCTCTCCGTCTGGATCAAAATCGGATGATTCGGAGAAGCTGCGAAGAATCATCGTCGCTTCCATCAAAGCATTCTCCATAGGTACTGGAATCAAAGGTGGATTAGCTATTTTCTCCATCTTTGCTCGTTTGGCTCGACGTAGATCTTCTTCTCAATCGAG GAGAACCGGTGATTTCTCGAATAGTGAAGCTATTGCCATGGGGATTAAGGAAACTCTAAGATACGGTCTATTTTTGGGAACCTTTGCTGGTACTTTTGTCTCTGTAGATGAAGCTATTTCTTCTTTGGCTGGAGACCAAAG AACTGCAAAATGGAGGGCTCTTTTTGCTGGTTTAGTGGCTGGGCCATCTATGCTTCTCACTGGACCAAACACACAACACACGAGCTTAGCTGTTTACATTTTGATGCGTGCGGCGGTTCTTGCGTCACGGTGCGGCATTAAAAGCAAACGGTTTGGTTCAATTTGCAAGCCGCTTACATGGAAACATGGGGACTTGTTTCTCATGTGTCTCTCATCTTCACAGATTTT GTCTTCGTACATTTTAAAGCAACATAGTCTTCCTTCATCGTACAAATCTTTCCTTAACAAACAAGGTGGGAAGGATCTTTCTATCATACAGGGCGTTAAAGATATCGCAAGCGCCAAACCATTCACCAATTTAAGGGCaattgagaaatattacaaatcTGTTGGAGTTGATATCAAACTTGATCCTAACATGAAAGTCCCCTGTTCG ATAATTCATGGAAAAGAGTCATGTACTAAGCATGCTCTTACATTTTTCCTTCAAGCTTACAAGAGGGCGTTACCTGTCTATGTCCCTGTCTACTTGATCCCAGCGCTGATAGTCCATCGTCAAGACCTGCTAAAAAA GCAATACTCAATACTCGGTAAGGGTCTTCTTGGCACTGCGAGATCAAGTTTGTTTCTCTCTACTTACTGCACTTCGTCCTG GGCCTGGACTTGCCTGCTTTTCCGGATATTTGAGACATGCAGCATACCGATCGTGGCCATAGCAACG TTCCCAACAGGTCTGGCTTTAGCAATTGAAAAGAAAAGCAGAAGGATAGAGATATCACTCTACTGCTTAGCGAGGGCAATAGAGAGCTTCTTCACATGCATGACAGATGCAGGATACATTCGACCGCCCAAGATTCTAAAAAGAGCAGATGTGGTCGTGTTCAGCGTTTCCACAGCCATTATAATGCACTGCTACGCGCAGGAAAGAGAAGTGTTTCGATCAAAATATTTGAACGTCCTAGATTGGGTTTGCGGTGTTCCTCCTCCTCGTGAAAAAACATAG
- the LOC125586846 gene encoding transmembrane protein 18-like isoform X1 — protein sequence MEEIRSAMEQQMDLMSDLIQKLSGDLRTGLQPAYENFMGFFHAIDWKEPWIMGLMAFHSLVLIVTLISRRHFNFHMFLFLLALGGVYYAESLNRVLRKNWKSFSTQNYFDPQGAFLSVLWSGPLLVIAMIILINTLLSLCYLIVKWKRAELRHRARVARSKQE from the exons ATGGAAGAAATAAGATCGGCGATGGAGCAGCAGATGGATCTGATGTCGGATCTGATCCAGAAACTCTCCGGAGATCTCCGAACCGGATTACAACCTGCCTACGAGAATTTCATGGGTTTTTTCCACGCTATTGATTGGAAG gAACCTTGGATAATGGGATTAATGGCGTTTCATTCTCTGGTGCTAATTGTGACTCTTATTTCGAGAAGGCATTTCAACTTCCATATGTTCTTGTTCTTATTGGCTT TGGGTGGAGTATACTATGCAGAGAGTCTCAACCGGGTCTTGAGAAAAAACTGGAAGAGCTTCTCAACTCAAAACTACTTTGACCCGCAGGGAGCCTTCCTATCTGTTCTCTGGTCAGGGCCACTTCTTGTAATTGCAATGATAATCCTG ATAAACACACTTTTATCGCTTTGCTACCTTATTGTAAAATGGAAAAGAGCTGAGCTCAGGCATCGTGCAAGGGTTGCTCGTTCCAAGCAGGAATAG
- the LOC125586846 gene encoding transmembrane protein 18-like isoform X2: protein MEEIRSAMEQQMDLMSDLIQKLSGDLRTGLQPAYENFMGFFHAIDWKEPWIMGLMAFHSLVLIVTLISRRHFNFHMFLFLLALGGVYYAESLNRVLRKNWKSFSTQNYFDPQGAFLSVLWSGPLLVIAMIILCHVSFN from the exons ATGGAAGAAATAAGATCGGCGATGGAGCAGCAGATGGATCTGATGTCGGATCTGATCCAGAAACTCTCCGGAGATCTCCGAACCGGATTACAACCTGCCTACGAGAATTTCATGGGTTTTTTCCACGCTATTGATTGGAAG gAACCTTGGATAATGGGATTAATGGCGTTTCATTCTCTGGTGCTAATTGTGACTCTTATTTCGAGAAGGCATTTCAACTTCCATATGTTCTTGTTCTTATTGGCTT TGGGTGGAGTATACTATGCAGAGAGTCTCAACCGGGTCTTGAGAAAAAACTGGAAGAGCTTCTCAACTCAAAACTACTTTGACCCGCAGGGAGCCTTCCTATCTGTTCTCTGGTCAGGGCCACTTCTTGTAATTGCAATGATAATCCTG TGTCATGTGAGCTTCAACTAG